ATTTTCACAGGTTAGTGTGTAATTATGTACAATTACgtaattattattaccataCAAGCATAAGcatatcaaataaaacaaaacgtAGGTTAGTGATATGTGTATATGAGTCTATGTTACGTTTCATCAATGTATTTTCAGtctgattttctcttattatgtctactccgCTTGGTAATGTGAGTGTAAGAGCCACTATAagcgtgttatttcatttctaaagAGCTTACAAAACGTataattacagtaataatgcaGAATAGAATTGATGGGGCAAGCAAATATGCAAATACACAGATGCTCAGTGGGGCCAAGAAAGGGAGGGAAAACTGGGCCCAGCACGGCAGAAATAGCGCAGTCATAAATTCATGTGTGAACCAAAGCTCACCTCTCCATAGCTGTAAGGACTGTGGGTGAATTGAGGGCCAAATAGCCAACTTGGTGTGCTCATACAGTGGGTTGGTGTACTGCTCTCTCTCCTTTGGCTTCAACAGGGCCCGAAACAAACAGTGAGTTTTGTTCTTCACTTCTAGTGCACAGCTGAGCAGACAGGACAAATGTCATAGAATTAGATGTCAGGTTTCATTCTGAACAACACAGGGAAAATTAAGACACTTACAGCATCCTGGGATGAGATACAGCATGTTGCTAAAATGTCAGTGTCCTAAATGTGTTTAGCcaaaacagtgtttttcaatgtATGGCTCCAAGAACtgcagttcccatgatgcttagagtagTCAAACAGACAGTATCACACATGTCCGCAATATCACAATTCTTATGCAGCAATCgtgtttgatctgacaaatcttaagtaagtttgatcaagtgtagaattactacaactTCTGCTTGAAGTTGATTTTGAATTTCGGTGAAAAAAACGTCTCACAGTAGCTAACGAGTGATGCAAGGTTTAAAGTGTCTCTCTGTATTTTTCTCCTTAAATTTGGTGGGTGCGACTTCTATTAAGGTATGTTCAATAGTTTCGAATACAGTAGTTTTTATATGACATCCCATCCTAATTTCTTTCCATGACTGTAAGTACAACATGATGTTTACCATCAATTCAAGAATCAAGGCAAGACTGACCGTTCCGTATCACTGTTACAGAGGAAGGTGCCGTAATTAGAGGCATAAGCTTCAGTCGCCAGCCTCAGTAGCAGCGCCTCCGAAAAGCCGAGTGCAAGGGGAAACTGGCACCATAGCTGCCACACACAGTCCAAGAGCAAAAGGAAGATTGGGGACTCTTGTTGGAGACGAGCATGGGAAAAGGCTGAGTGGGCGCATCGCTGTTGAAATGGGTGTCCTGCCTAAAgggaatacatacagtatatattcatatgcaaaatatacaatacatatactgtatccaTTCATCTCTTCCCATTGTCCATTGCAGGGTCATATATGCAAAGACAACCAGGACACCTATTAACATATTATTAACATACACTTGTCGTACCCACAAATTATTTACATGAGCAAAggcaaaatacataaattacacACTCAATTACCTATGCACTCGTTGCTCACATACTgcttacagtcgtccctcgctatacCGCGGTTAGAATCTCTCCCATTCACACTACATGGAGACTGGCTATCAAGCCGATATGCTACAGCTGAGAAGGACATGCCATCCACTccctctgtgtggaagtggtaagtttttggcttcttttttcccccactccCAATAAGTATATTGCAGAGGCAAACTAATTTGGTAGCTTGCTCTGCTAGATGTGGCTGTCTGTTATGTCAGTGTAAAAGTGGTTACTGGGTTGTTATTATATGTCTACAGGGCCCTTATAATATTTAAACCCATATTTAAATAgtcataaatatgttttctgtgctcttttgtttattaatattgaatcctactttgcggaaattcacatattgaggtctggaaccaattgaccgTGATGAACGAGGCAGGACTGTATAATATTAAACACTCCTGatgaaaatattaagaccagttgaaagaTTGTaagaatatacattttcacagttggatcttaagaagaaaaaatgtaaccttgactgTACTGGTGACTTCTAACGTTACTGACATGACGAGGAGATCCCAACTGAGATGTTTTCCCACACAGCACAGAGGAGGGGGCGCCAACATGATCTGGGGAGGTTTtttcttcaatggaacaatggcgaTTCAGGTTGTGCAGGAGCACAATAAGTGACTTAAGTTTGTTAAGATCCAAGagtacaaaatataaattcttgcaatttttcagcaATCTTGATCAGGAATATATACATGTGGTAAAAGAGTGTAAGTATAAATACTGTTGAATCAATGTATTATATGTTTCCTATTAGTTTCCTCTGTGGCCGATCACTGGGAGGTAATCTTTAATTGCTTTATCAACATGCAGACAGAAAGGTGTAATTCCTAATCAGTGCTTTAGTAATGTAACACAAATTGTTGTTCAATAAAACTAGGCTTCAGTGTCTACCATGACCCTGAACACAACATGTAGTACAGAACATGAATGGTTGATTTCTGACCAATCCTTGCATGCACCTGTACAAACTCCCTCTCTAGAAGACCCAGGAAGCCCTCAAGTGTACGACAACTTGGGTCCATGATGATTTGTGCAAGAGTGCTGATAAGAAGAGTGCAGTCTATCCCGTCAGAGCCGTGAACCAGAACAGAGTGACCATCCCTGggccaaacacaaaaacagaaaacagtAGGCCATACTATACTAGTGAGGATACACGTGGACTGTATATGCATGTGGTAAACACCGCATGGAACAAATGCCTACCTCTCCACACACTCTGCCAGCAGGCCAGCAGTTGACAGAGCAGTCTGGACGTGAGACAACCACTTGGAATTTTCTAGCTTACTGAGCCAGCGGTCCATATTATGGGACTTGTCAGCACAGGCCTCCACCAGCTTGATTAGACTCTCTTGGAGTGTTTTCCCCCTATACAAACACAATTAGTTACATGTGTATATTCAGATGGTTCAAGGAAGCTTGGAAATCATGACACTGTGAAGATACTTCTTTCTCTtcgggcttttcccttcaggggtcaccacagcaaatcaatctcctccatccaaccctgtcttctgcatctgtctctctcacaccaactaccctcatgtcttccttcactacatccattaacctcctctttggtcttcctctacgcttcctacctggcagctctaaacgcagcatccttctaccaatatattcactatctcgcctctggacatgtctgaaccatctcagtctggcctctctgactttatctccaaggcctctaacatgtaatgtcactctgatgtactcgttcctgatcttatctatcctggtcactcccaatgagaacctcagcatcctcatctctgctacctccagttctgcttcctgtattttcctcagtggcactgtctctaggccAAACCATATGGCTGGTCTCacaacagttttgtatacctttcatttcattttatctgAAGCTCTTCTGTCTGAAACTTTTCTATTAAATATGCAACTCAAACTCATGACACTGTGAAGACAGgcatctgtttttttcttatacACACCTTTCCATTTGTCTGTGCAGTCTCTTCCAGCTGCTGTAACATGATTTGGATTCAAACCCGCCACCCATCATGCGGGCCTGCTGTGCCTGCTGAGGTGAGCGTGTGTCAATAATGTAACCTTTGTCTGAGCCCTCAATCACACACCGCAGGAGCAGTTCATCTTCCTTGCAACGCTTCCGATTGGCTCCCGCCAGCGGCTGCCCACTGCGCAGGATTACCTGAGaagagatttttgtttttattcaaacaCAATAAAGCTAAAAAAAGTGTAGAGAATTAAGGGAGGACCCCAAGGCCTCACCATGCCATTTTTCCTGTGGTAGTAGCAGAGGACAGGGAAGCGTCCACCCTGCCTGAATTTGGCCACCTTTTTTAGCGTGTCATCACTGATTGCCGTAGGCACAATGACAGCGGGGGGGTAAGATGGACATATGGAGTAGTCTTGGTTCACAGTGCTCAGTCTCCACCTCTCATGCTGCAAATGGGACAGGGTGCCATCAAAGCATATCAACTCAAATAACAGCGGGAAATGTTTACAAATAGAGCATAGTGACATTACATAGCATCTAATCAGTTTGCTGTGATGTCATATTAGTACTACATACCACCTCTAGGCTTCAGCTTCTGTGATATGCTGTCACACATACAACAtattacttttctttttttttaatatgctatTGTTGTATAGCTGAAGAGAGGAAATAAGCTGTACATGTGTGGTGTTTACATGCAGTAAGAGTCAATGCATCTTTGCAGATTTAGACCAAATTATGATGCACAGTACATTGGGATGTTGACTTTTAACACTGTCAGGATTGCACAACTGTAATCTTTGGAACAAGGGATATCCTGAATCTTGACCCACCACACAGCACTTTTTCCCTGGCACATTCCTGTCATGTGATTGTTGGCACACAATTGGGAAaaaagttgtgttgtgttgtgtatttTCTATCTTACAAGCTCCTTTGTTTCTGTGTAATGCTTCTCAGGGTTTGAGAGGCCCCACTGGTCCCATGggatggcattggatggtctaTAAAAGAAAGGGTACATCTCCACCACACAGTCCAGACAGGACAGGGTCTGGAGAAAGCAAAAATGAAAGTTATGAAAGCTGCTTGGATAGTCGTTTCATGTCAGTGATGTATCATACCTCGATAGATTGTGCGATGTTGAGACACTGTTCCATGCCTGGGATGTCAAACTGGAGCACACACAGATCTTTACACTTGATGACGATGGTCCCTGAAGATCCAGAAACCcttaaaaacacagcaaacaatTGCAACAATACTCCTTTTAGATGGCCCATGCTTTGGCCTGGGCAGTGCAGAAACGTGGGCTTGCACAATGTTGTTAAATGGGACTTcctttttgttgtaaaaactgTAAGTTTTTAAGCTGCAGATGACATGAAAAAGCTGTTAGTAGTAGCGAGCCACACACACAACTGTGAGGGagaacagcagcaacaacaacatattTCCTGTCGGCTGTAGGTGCAACACTTTGCTGACATTGCAACACAAATGATCCTCCAACCTTTCGCTGCGGCCCGTGTTAGAAAAGAGGCCGAAGTAGCTCAAAAGGTTTTCCACACTGCTTAAAAGACATTTGAGGTGTTATTAGATATCAAACAGTTGTGAGTGACACATAAGTAGATCATGCTCTACCATGCTGGGGGGATAAATGTCATGCTTGTCTATTACATGCTTACATACTCACTCAAATGTCCTCACCTTTTTTCAATAGCATCAATGTTTCTGAGGAGCACCAGAAGTTGCCGAGGGCTGTCCTCCTGCCGGTCCGAGAAGAGCAGGTGGTGGCCGGTGACACACAGGGTGCCTCTGCTAGGTGGGTGCAGAGGCTGCTGGAGCACAACATCTTCTACATTGGCAGTCTTGATATGCTCAGAAAACTCCATTCACCCCAAATCAAGCACTAGCAAGCTTTGCTAGTGACTTGCAATCACTTCCTTGCCTGCatgaaaatgaaagcaaacTCCCTCACTGTtactcctcctctc
The sequence above is drawn from the Doryrhamphus excisus isolate RoL2022-K1 chromosome 13, RoL_Dexc_1.0, whole genome shotgun sequence genome and encodes:
- the zgc:154055 gene encoding myotubularin-related protein 9 isoform X1, with the protein product MEFSEHIKTANVEDVVLQQPLHPPSRGTLCVTGHHLLFSDRQEDSPRQLLVLLRNIDAIEKSVENLLSYFGLFSNTGRSERVSGSSGTIVIKCKDLCVLQFDIPGMEQCLNIAQSIETLSCLDCVVEMYPFFYRPSNAIPWDQWGLSNPEKHYTETKELHERWRLSTVNQDYSICPSYPPAVIVPTAISDDTLKKVAKFRQGGRFPVLCYYHRKNGMVILRSGQPLAGANRKRCKEDELLLRCVIEGSDKGYIIDTRSPQQAQQARMMGGGFESKSCYSSWKRLHRQMERGKTLQESLIKLVEACADKSHNMDRWLSKLENSKWLSHVQTALSTAGLLAECVERDGHSVLVHGSDGIDCTLLISTLAQIIMDPSCRTLEGFLGLLEREFVQAGHPFQQRCAHSAFSHARLQQESPIFLLLLDCVWQLWCQFPLALGFSEALLLRLATEAYASNYGTFLCNSDTERCALEVKNKTHCLFRALLKPKEREQYTNPLYEHTKLAIWPSIHPQSLQLWRGFFLRWTQQTRHLEDVQEEIRNMVNEWGKTPLS
- the zgc:154055 gene encoding myotubularin-related protein 9 isoform X2; this translates as MEFSEHIKTANVEDVVLQQPLHPPSRGTLCVTGHHLLFSDRQEDSPRQLLVLLRNIDAIEKRVSGSSGTIVIKCKDLCVLQFDIPGMEQCLNIAQSIETLSCLDCVVEMYPFFYRPSNAIPWDQWGLSNPEKHYTETKELHERWRLSTVNQDYSICPSYPPAVIVPTAISDDTLKKVAKFRQGGRFPVLCYYHRKNGMVILRSGQPLAGANRKRCKEDELLLRCVIEGSDKGYIIDTRSPQQAQQARMMGGGFESKSCYSSWKRLHRQMERGKTLQESLIKLVEACADKSHNMDRWLSKLENSKWLSHVQTALSTAGLLAECVERDGHSVLVHGSDGIDCTLLISTLAQIIMDPSCRTLEGFLGLLEREFVQAGHPFQQRCAHSAFSHARLQQESPIFLLLLDCVWQLWCQFPLALGFSEALLLRLATEAYASNYGTFLCNSDTERCALEVKNKTHCLFRALLKPKEREQYTNPLYEHTKLAIWPSIHPQSLQLWRGFFLRWTQQTRHLEDVQEEIRNMVNEWGKTPLS